Proteins found in one Actinokineospora alba genomic segment:
- the serB gene encoding phosphoserine phosphatase SerB yields MASPNTPVLITVTGPDKPGVSSVLFAVLTRHGVEIVDVEQVVIRGQLVLGVLVDATHDPEGLQEAVEQAMATVSMRVEVEVGADPSSGARQGSSHVLVVLGRPVTARAFTEVARRLAALGVNIDAIRRVADYPVTGLELHVSVAQDTPEADARLREALADVSVRVGLDVAVERDQLARRAKRLIVFDVDSTLIQGEVIEMLAAKAGAEEQVRAVTEAAMRGELDFTESLHHRVSHLKGLPASVLDEVAKDLELTPGARTTIRTLKRLGFRCGVVSGGFSAVIDRLVDDLDLDFAAANDLEIVDGLLTGRVVGEVVDRQGKAVALRRFAESFGVPLAQCVAVGDGANDIDMLATAGLGIAFNAKPALREIADTALSHPYLDVVLFVLGVTRAEVEAADLADGLDLERL; encoded by the coding sequence GTGGCTAGCCCCAATACCCCTGTTCTGATCACGGTGACCGGCCCGGACAAGCCGGGTGTCTCCTCGGTCCTGTTCGCCGTCCTCACCCGGCACGGTGTGGAGATCGTCGACGTCGAGCAGGTGGTCATCCGCGGCCAACTCGTGCTCGGCGTGCTGGTCGACGCCACCCACGACCCCGAGGGCCTCCAGGAGGCCGTCGAGCAGGCCATGGCGACGGTGTCGATGCGGGTCGAGGTCGAGGTCGGCGCCGACCCGAGCTCGGGGGCGCGCCAGGGTTCGTCGCACGTGCTGGTGGTCCTGGGCAGGCCGGTGACCGCGCGCGCTTTCACCGAGGTCGCCCGCCGCCTCGCCGCCCTCGGCGTGAACATCGACGCCATCCGCCGGGTGGCCGACTACCCGGTCACCGGCCTGGAGCTGCACGTCTCCGTCGCGCAGGACACCCCGGAGGCCGACGCGCGGCTGCGTGAGGCGCTCGCGGACGTCTCGGTCCGGGTGGGCCTGGACGTCGCCGTCGAGCGCGACCAACTGGCCCGCCGGGCGAAGCGGCTCATCGTGTTCGACGTCGACTCGACGCTGATCCAGGGCGAGGTCATCGAGATGCTCGCCGCCAAGGCGGGCGCCGAGGAGCAGGTCCGCGCGGTCACCGAGGCCGCCATGCGCGGTGAACTCGACTTCACCGAGTCGCTGCACCACCGGGTCAGCCACCTCAAGGGCCTGCCCGCGTCGGTCCTCGACGAGGTGGCCAAGGACCTGGAGCTGACACCGGGGGCACGCACGACGATCCGCACCCTCAAGCGCCTGGGATTCCGCTGCGGTGTGGTGTCGGGCGGGTTCAGCGCGGTCATCGACCGCCTCGTGGACGACCTGGACCTCGACTTCGCCGCCGCCAACGACCTCGAGATCGTCGACGGCCTGCTCACCGGCCGGGTGGTCGGCGAGGTCGTCGACCGCCAAGGCAAGGCGGTGGCCCTGCGCCGGTTCGCGGAGTCCTTCGGGGTGCCGCTGGCCCAGTGCGTCGCGGTCGGCGACGGCGCCAACGACATCGACATGCTGGCGACCGCGGGCCTGGGGATCGCCTTCAACGCGAAACCGGCGTTGCGCGAGATCGCCGACACCGCCCTGTCCCACCCCTACCTCGACGTCGTGCTCTTCGTCCTGGGCGTCACCCGCGCCGAGGTCGAGGCCGCCGACCTCGCCGACGGTTTGGACCTCGAACGCCTGTGA
- a CDS encoding DUF2017 domain-containing protein, producing MKPWKRKGDKVFGELDKQEAAVLRGLVSQIDDMLKARIEETPQDELAELTGIRTGPTTSPDDPVLSRLLPDFHRLDDDNPSKAELDSAAVLRSIHEPTLLDLKTGVAGVVLDTCPMFGGGVRLSLEQADAWLSALNDVRLALGTAIDISDDMPDELPDDDPRSPHLAVYHWLTWVQESLVQALSAE from the coding sequence GTGAAGCCGTGGAAGCGCAAGGGTGACAAGGTCTTCGGCGAGCTCGACAAGCAGGAAGCCGCTGTCCTGCGCGGCCTGGTCTCGCAGATCGACGACATGCTCAAGGCGCGCATCGAGGAGACGCCCCAGGACGAGCTGGCCGAGCTGACCGGTATCCGCACCGGCCCGACCACCTCCCCGGACGACCCGGTGCTCTCGCGGCTGCTGCCCGACTTCCACCGGCTCGACGACGACAACCCGAGCAAGGCCGAGCTGGACTCCGCCGCCGTGCTCCGCTCGATCCACGAGCCCACGCTGCTCGACCTCAAGACCGGTGTCGCGGGCGTCGTCCTCGACACCTGCCCGATGTTCGGCGGCGGGGTCCGGCTCTCGCTCGAGCAGGCCGACGCCTGGCTGTCCGCGCTCAACGACGTGCGGCTGGCCCTGGGCACGGCCATCGACATCAGCGACGACATGCCCGACGAACTGCCCGACGACGACCCGCGCAGCCCGCACCTCGCCGTGTACCACTGGCTGACCTGGGTGCAGGAGTCCCTGGTCCAGGCCCTGTCGGCGGAATGA
- a CDS encoding choice-of-anchor P family protein, with translation MHKHMVRRGGVVGLLAAAALVAGALPASAAPGDGSAFVVSADLTLVGGPAINVGPLAPSHTDGPTTAEVASVSIPNVLTTGLATSEATRDDATGVVHSEASVANVALTLGGFSGSIGLVEAFCDATQSGNSGSSSIINGTFGGQSLPASPPPNTVIAIPPGPTPVVSLTLNEQITNPDGSLTVNAIHIRVNSLLASGDVIISSATCGPAAPPIPMASGLGLWIGLGLLGAVAIPVGFTVIRKRRTLVTG, from the coding sequence ATGCACAAGCACATGGTGCGTCGCGGTGGTGTGGTGGGCCTGCTGGCCGCGGCCGCGCTGGTCGCAGGCGCACTGCCCGCATCGGCCGCTCCTGGTGACGGTTCAGCTTTCGTCGTCTCGGCGGATCTCACCCTGGTCGGCGGCCCCGCGATCAACGTGGGCCCCCTGGCCCCGTCCCATACCGACGGCCCGACCACGGCCGAGGTGGCGAGCGTCAGCATCCCGAACGTGCTCACCACGGGGTTGGCGACCAGCGAGGCCACCCGCGACGACGCGACCGGCGTCGTGCACAGCGAGGCCTCGGTCGCCAACGTGGCCCTGACCCTCGGTGGCTTCAGCGGCTCGATCGGCCTCGTCGAGGCCTTCTGCGACGCCACTCAGTCGGGCAACTCCGGATCGTCGTCGATCATCAACGGAACTTTCGGCGGCCAGAGTCTCCCCGCGAGCCCCCCGCCCAACACCGTGATCGCCATCCCGCCGGGCCCGACGCCGGTGGTGTCGCTCACGCTCAACGAGCAGATCACCAACCCGGATGGCAGCCTCACGGTCAACGCGATCCACATCAGGGTCAACTCCCTGCTCGCCTCCGGTGACGTGATCATCAGCAGCGCCACCTGCGGACCGGCGGCCCCGCCGATCCCGATGGCGTCCGGTCTGGGCCTGTGGATCGGGCTCGGCCTGCTGGGCGCGGTCGCGATCCCGGTCGGCTTCACCGTGATCCGCAAGCGTCGCACGCTGGTCACCGGATAA
- a CDS encoding P1 family peptidase gives MNAITDVPGVLVGHHHRVGEGWATGTTVVLLPEGTVGGVDGRGGAPGTRETDLLAPENLVDRIDAVCLSGGSAYGLVAADGVMRWLAEHNRGFPVGAAPHEVVPIVPAAVLFDLPRGAWGNRPTSDFGYAACAAASTSVEQGCVGAGAGARAGSLKGGIGTASVRVGEFTVGAIAAVNARGEVVDLKTGTPWAADLGLPGEFPASPGRAAELPTVASDLNTTIGVVATDAKLDKAACRRLAMAAQDGLARAVRPAHSLFDGDTVFAAATGARPVSGPFELDALYAAAADVFARAMVHGVLAARTVGELRSYQDVWS, from the coding sequence ATGAACGCGATCACCGACGTGCCCGGCGTCCTCGTCGGCCACCACCACCGCGTCGGCGAAGGCTGGGCCACCGGCACCACGGTCGTGCTGCTGCCCGAGGGCACCGTCGGCGGTGTCGACGGGCGCGGGGGAGCGCCGGGAACCCGCGAGACCGACCTGCTGGCCCCGGAGAACCTGGTCGACCGGATCGACGCGGTCTGCCTGTCCGGCGGCAGCGCGTACGGCCTGGTCGCCGCCGACGGTGTGATGCGCTGGCTGGCCGAGCACAACCGCGGCTTCCCCGTGGGCGCCGCGCCGCACGAGGTGGTGCCGATCGTGCCCGCCGCCGTGCTGTTCGACCTCCCGCGCGGGGCATGGGGCAACCGGCCGACCTCGGACTTCGGCTACGCGGCCTGCGCGGCGGCGTCGACGTCGGTCGAGCAGGGCTGCGTCGGCGCCGGAGCGGGCGCCCGGGCGGGGTCGCTCAAAGGCGGCATCGGGACCGCGAGCGTGCGGGTGGGGGAGTTCACCGTGGGGGCTATCGCGGCGGTGAACGCGCGCGGGGAGGTCGTCGACCTGAAGACCGGCACCCCGTGGGCGGCCGACCTGGGCCTGCCCGGCGAGTTCCCGGCGTCACCTGGCCGCGCGGCCGAGTTGCCGACCGTCGCGTCGGACCTGAACACCACGATCGGCGTCGTCGCCACCGACGCCAAGCTGGACAAGGCGGCCTGCCGCAGGCTCGCCATGGCCGCCCAGGACGGCCTCGCTCGTGCGGTCCGACCAGCGCATTCCCTGTTCGACGGCGACACCGTCTTCGCCGCGGCCACCGGCGCGCGACCGGTCTCCGGCCCCTTCGAACTCGACGCCCTCTACGCGGCGGCCGCCGACGTGTTCGCCAGGGCGATGGTCCACGGCGTCCTGGCGGCCCGCACCGTCGGGGAATTGCGCTCCTACCAGGACGTCTGGTCCTAG
- a CDS encoding LPXTG cell wall anchor domain-containing protein, producing MYRAPGGGAVIGGGTGLAVTGADIGWWLALGIALLITGALLLHSHRRRTIAAKKD from the coding sequence GTGTACCGAGCTCCAGGCGGAGGCGCCGTCATCGGTGGTGGTACGGGACTCGCGGTGACCGGCGCCGACATCGGCTGGTGGCTGGCGCTGGGCATCGCACTGCTCATCACCGGCGCGTTGCTGCTGCACTCGCACCGGCGCCGAACCATCGCGGCGAAGAAAGACTGA
- the xrtP gene encoding exosortase P, whose product MAFAGSLPVPNSPRTTVGSRILVGALGAVVVALIVMNRAYRTGEMAVASGILSVITSSGVYLAPQRQSLYFGLGTDHAFGLQMSPECTSAFLVLPLLVVGAVMIALRPRIAGRVLGALAIATLAVILVNQLRILTLVGLIDWLGTDRGYYWGHTLLGSMVSIIGGAAALVMFVWLATRKPKAER is encoded by the coding sequence GTGGCGTTCGCAGGGTCTCTACCGGTTCCAAACTCACCGAGAACCACTGTCGGATCCCGGATCCTGGTCGGCGCGCTCGGCGCTGTCGTCGTGGCGCTGATCGTGATGAACCGGGCCTACCGGACCGGTGAAATGGCGGTGGCGAGTGGCATTCTGAGCGTCATCACCTCCTCCGGCGTGTATCTGGCACCGCAGCGGCAGTCGCTCTATTTCGGACTCGGAACCGATCATGCTTTCGGCCTGCAAATGAGCCCGGAATGCACGTCGGCATTTCTTGTGCTGCCCCTGCTCGTCGTCGGCGCGGTAATGATCGCGCTCCGGCCGAGAATCGCCGGTCGAGTCCTCGGCGCGCTCGCGATCGCGACGCTCGCGGTGATCCTGGTGAACCAGCTCCGGATCCTGACCCTGGTCGGCCTGATCGACTGGCTGGGCACCGACCGCGGCTACTACTGGGGCCACACCCTGCTCGGGTCGATGGTGAGCATCATCGGCGGCGCCGCCGCCCTGGTGATGTTCGTCTGGCTCGCCACCCGCAAACCCAAGGCCGAGCGGTGA
- a CDS encoding nicotinate phosphoribosyltransferase: MVATSPSTALLTDHYELTMLAAALADGTGDRTCVFETFARRLPDGRRYGVVGGTRRFIDAVADFRFGDDELRHLRATKVVDEATLGWLADYRFAGDVDGYPEGELYFPGSPILTVTGTFADAVVLETLALSIFNHDSAIVSAGARMASAANGRPIIEMGSRRTHEHAAVASARAAFLAGFATTSNLEAGRTFAIPTTGTCAHAFTLLHDTEKAAFEAQVAALGPETTLLVDTYDITQGIATAIEVAGTGLGAIRIDSGDVGVLARQAREQLDELGATQTRIVVSGDLDEYAIAALRAEPVDAYGVGTSLVTGSGAPTAGMVYKLVEVAGRPVAKRSSSKESRGGRKLALRRHKPTGTALEEVVYLAEGEQPEAGEHDRPLQIPLMRAGQPVAALPTLEDGRQRVRQGLVSLPWEGLKLSAGEPAIPTVYLN, translated from the coding sequence ATGGTTGCGACCTCACCGAGCACGGCCCTGCTGACCGACCACTACGAGTTGACCATGCTGGCGGCCGCGCTCGCGGACGGCACGGGCGACCGGACCTGTGTGTTCGAGACCTTCGCCCGGCGGCTGCCCGACGGCAGGCGCTATGGCGTCGTCGGCGGCACCCGGCGGTTCATCGACGCGGTGGCCGATTTCCGCTTCGGCGACGACGAGCTGCGCCACCTGCGGGCGACGAAGGTCGTCGACGAGGCGACCCTGGGCTGGCTGGCCGACTACCGCTTCGCAGGCGACGTCGACGGCTACCCCGAGGGCGAGCTGTACTTCCCCGGCTCGCCGATTCTCACCGTGACCGGCACCTTCGCCGACGCCGTGGTGCTGGAGACGCTCGCCCTGTCGATCTTCAACCACGACAGCGCCATCGTCTCGGCGGGCGCGCGGATGGCGAGCGCGGCCAACGGCAGGCCGATCATCGAGATGGGCTCACGCCGCACGCACGAGCACGCGGCGGTGGCCTCGGCCCGGGCCGCGTTCCTCGCCGGGTTCGCCACCACGTCCAACCTGGAGGCCGGGCGGACGTTCGCGATCCCGACCACGGGGACCTGCGCGCACGCGTTCACCCTGCTGCACGACACCGAGAAGGCCGCGTTCGAGGCGCAGGTCGCCGCGCTCGGGCCGGAGACGACGCTGCTGGTCGACACCTACGACATCACCCAGGGCATCGCCACCGCGATCGAGGTCGCGGGCACCGGACTCGGCGCCATCCGCATCGACTCCGGCGACGTCGGCGTCCTGGCCCGCCAGGCCCGCGAGCAGCTCGACGAGTTGGGCGCGACGCAGACGCGCATCGTGGTCTCCGGCGACCTCGACGAGTACGCCATCGCCGCGCTGCGGGCCGAGCCGGTCGACGCGTACGGCGTGGGCACCTCCCTGGTCACCGGCTCGGGCGCCCCGACCGCGGGCATGGTCTACAAGCTGGTGGAGGTGGCAGGCCGCCCGGTCGCGAAGCGCAGCTCGAGCAAGGAGTCGCGCGGTGGCCGAAAGCTGGCGCTGCGCAGGCACAAGCCGACGGGCACCGCGCTCGAAGAGGTCGTCTACCTCGCCGAAGGTGAGCAGCCGGAGGCGGGCGAGCACGATCGGCCGCTGCAGATTCCCCTGATGCGGGCTGGACAGCCGGTGGCCGCGCTGCCCACGCTGGAGGACGGCAGGCAGCGGGTCCGCCAGGGCCTGGTGAGCCTGCCGTGGGAGGGCTTGAAGCTGTCCGCGGGCGAGCCCGCGATCCCGACCGTCTACCTGAACTAG
- the clpS gene encoding ATP-dependent Clp protease adapter ClpS: MTAPVDMEQTQSDPTGAAVVSEDVPWQTVVWNDPVNLMSYVTYVFQKLFGYSRDKATKLMLDVHHEGKAIVSHGSKEKVEGDVAKLHAAGLWATMEHQS; this comes from the coding sequence ATGACCGCCCCCGTCGACATGGAACAGACACAGTCCGACCCGACAGGCGCCGCTGTCGTCTCCGAGGACGTGCCGTGGCAGACGGTCGTCTGGAACGATCCGGTGAACCTGATGTCGTACGTGACCTACGTCTTCCAGAAGCTGTTCGGCTACAGCCGCGACAAGGCGACGAAGCTGATGCTCGACGTCCACCACGAAGGCAAAGCCATCGTCTCCCATGGCTCCAAGGAGAAGGTCGAGGGCGACGTGGCGAAACTGCACGCGGCCGGCCTCTGGGCGACGATGGAACACCAGTCGTGA
- a CDS encoding ATP-dependent DNA helicase, which yields MPDTLPSLRELLAAAVTAVGGAERPGQVEMAEAVDASIRTGDHLAVQAGTGTGKSLAYLVPAVRHAVANGSTVVISTATIALQRQLVDRDLPRLAKALAKPLKRTPTFAILKGRRNYLCLHRLDGGPQDEPEDQALFDPFAISRLGREVTRLREWVSDTETGDRDELVPGVSEQAWRQVSVSARECLGASKCPMGTDCFAEKARAEAGRADVVVTNHALLAIDALQGYQVLPEHDVVIVDEAHDLVDRVTSVATGELSAAMVSIASRRVGRLVEEDTADRLNECGDGLAMLLEDVPTGRLDTIPEPMRVTITAIRDAAHHCISSLGPERGADADVVAARKLAMSVLEEVHDNAVRVLEAFDTDDANRRDVVWITGDYGSNTPRPPTLKVAPLGVAGLLREKLFGENTTILTSATLTLGGSFDALARQWGLPGQSAGEKVDGMASDKEVAPDSIRWTGIDVGSPFDHAKSGILYTARHLPPPGRDGLPEAYLEELKSLVEAAGGRTLGLFSSMRAAKNAAAELRERTDVEILCQGDDSTSLLVKKFAENPQTCLFGTLSLWQGVDVPGPSLSLVVMDRIPFPRPDDPLASARQRAVEARGGNGFLSVAATHAALLLAQGAGRLLRSMDDRGVVAILDPRLATARYGGFLRASLPPFWPTTDAEVVRAALRRLDSAAN from the coding sequence GTGCCGGACACCCTCCCTTCGCTGCGTGAGCTGCTCGCCGCCGCGGTCACCGCGGTAGGCGGCGCCGAGCGACCGGGGCAGGTGGAGATGGCCGAGGCCGTCGACGCGTCCATCCGCACCGGTGACCACCTGGCCGTTCAGGCGGGCACGGGCACCGGCAAGTCCCTGGCCTACCTCGTCCCCGCCGTGCGGCACGCGGTGGCGAACGGGAGCACCGTGGTCATCTCCACGGCCACCATCGCCCTGCAGCGCCAGCTCGTCGACCGCGACCTGCCCCGGCTGGCGAAGGCGCTGGCCAAGCCGCTGAAGCGCACGCCGACGTTCGCCATCCTCAAGGGCAGGCGCAACTACCTGTGCCTGCACCGGCTCGACGGCGGGCCGCAGGACGAGCCCGAGGACCAGGCGCTGTTCGACCCGTTCGCCATCTCCCGGCTCGGGCGTGAGGTCACCCGCCTGCGGGAATGGGTCAGCGACACCGAGACCGGCGACCGCGACGAACTGGTCCCCGGCGTGTCCGAACAGGCCTGGCGGCAGGTGTCGGTGTCGGCGCGGGAGTGCCTGGGCGCGTCGAAGTGTCCGATGGGCACCGACTGCTTCGCCGAGAAGGCGCGCGCGGAGGCCGGGCGGGCCGACGTCGTGGTCACCAACCACGCGCTGCTCGCCATCGACGCGCTGCAGGGCTACCAGGTGCTGCCCGAGCACGACGTGGTGATCGTCGACGAGGCCCACGACCTGGTCGACCGGGTCACCTCCGTGGCCACGGGCGAACTGTCCGCCGCCATGGTCTCCATCGCCTCCCGCCGGGTCGGGCGGCTGGTCGAGGAGGACACGGCCGACCGCCTCAACGAGTGCGGCGACGGCCTGGCCATGCTCCTCGAAGACGTCCCCACCGGCCGCCTCGACACCATCCCCGAGCCCATGCGGGTCACTATCACCGCGATCCGCGACGCCGCCCACCACTGCATCTCGTCGCTGGGCCCCGAACGCGGTGCCGATGCCGACGTGGTCGCCGCCCGCAAGCTCGCGATGTCGGTCCTCGAAGAGGTCCACGACAACGCCGTGCGCGTCCTGGAGGCCTTCGACACCGACGACGCCAACCGCCGCGACGTCGTCTGGATCACCGGGGACTACGGCTCGAACACCCCGCGCCCGCCGACGTTGAAGGTGGCGCCGCTGGGCGTGGCCGGGCTGCTGCGGGAGAAGCTGTTCGGCGAGAACACCACGATCCTCACCTCGGCGACCCTCACCCTGGGCGGCAGCTTCGACGCGCTCGCCCGGCAGTGGGGGCTGCCCGGGCAGAGCGCGGGCGAGAAGGTCGACGGCATGGCTTCGGACAAGGAAGTCGCCCCGGACTCGATCCGCTGGACCGGGATCGACGTCGGTTCCCCATTCGACCACGCGAAGAGCGGCATCCTCTACACCGCCCGCCACCTGCCCCCACCCGGCCGCGACGGCCTGCCCGAGGCGTACCTCGAGGAGCTGAAGTCGCTGGTGGAGGCCGCGGGTGGGCGCACCCTGGGGCTGTTCTCGTCGATGCGCGCGGCCAAGAACGCCGCCGCCGAGCTGCGGGAGCGCACCGACGTCGAAATCCTGTGCCAGGGCGACGATTCGACGTCGCTGCTGGTCAAGAAGTTCGCGGAGAACCCGCAGACGTGTCTGTTCGGGACACTGTCGTTGTGGCAGGGCGTCGACGTCCCCGGCCCGTCGCTGTCCCTGGTGGTCATGGACCGCATCCCGTTCCCCCGCCCGGACGACCCACTCGCCTCCGCCCGCCAGCGCGCGGTGGAGGCCAGGGGCGGCAACGGTTTCCTGTCTGTGGCCGCCACCCACGCGGCGCTGCTCCTCGCCCAGGGCGCGGGCAGGCTCCTGCGTTCGATGGACGACCGCGGCGTCGTCGCCATCCTCGACCCGCGTCTCGCGACCGCGCGCTACGGCGGTTTCCTGCGGGCGTCCCTCCCCCCGTTCTGGCCCACGACCGATGCCGAGGTCGTCCGGGCCGCACTGCGCAGACTCGACAGCGCGGCGAACTAG
- a CDS encoding isochorismatase family protein, translated as MTERTALIVVDVQNDFCEGGSLPVAGGAAVAAAISAHMASAGYDHIVATRDYHIDPGAHFSENPDFVDTWPAHCVAGTAGASFHPELDVTAVEAVFSKGAHAAAYSGFEGVGPEGRSLTEWLRDKGVTKVDVVGIATDHCVRATAVDAARDGFETTVLLSLTAAVSPDTAQTALATLRDANVQLVGALG; from the coding sequence ATGACCGAGCGGACCGCGTTGATCGTGGTGGACGTGCAGAACGACTTCTGTGAGGGCGGGTCGCTGCCGGTCGCCGGTGGCGCGGCGGTGGCGGCGGCGATCAGCGCCCACATGGCGTCCGCGGGCTACGACCACATCGTCGCCACCCGGGACTACCACATCGACCCGGGCGCGCACTTCAGCGAGAACCCGGACTTCGTCGACACCTGGCCCGCGCACTGCGTGGCGGGCACGGCGGGCGCGTCGTTCCACCCGGAACTCGACGTCACCGCGGTCGAGGCGGTGTTCTCCAAGGGCGCGCACGCCGCCGCGTACTCCGGCTTCGAGGGTGTCGGACCGGAGGGCAGGTCACTGACGGAGTGGCTGCGGGACAAGGGAGTCACGAAGGTCGACGTCGTCGGCATCGCGACCGACCACTGCGTGCGGGCCACCGCGGTCGACGCGGCCCGCGACGGGTTCGAGACCACGGTGCTGCTCAGCCTCACCGCCGCCGTCTCCCCCGACACCGCGCAGACCGCGCTCGCCACGCTGCGCGACGCGAACGTCCAGCTGGTCGGCGCTCTGGGCTGA
- a CDS encoding glycosyltransferase, translated as MSVAFVTYVCLIVVPYMRHKPLPTGDPSRLEWHFFVPCRDEEPVIADTVVYLRTTFPHAHVWVIDDDSEDGTAAVVTSLRGPRHGGSGDKHLHLVQRRRPLARTGKGDALNSAYRALKHWMGKHADTDRAIIVVVDADGRPAANCLEVCAAGHLFGDGRVGAVQVDVRMSNRGVPPAEGGFLAKRWGSALVRMQDLEFRSAIAAIQLSRGHTGTISMGGNGQFTRLSALDSIVEGAGPWRGALLEDFELGVHLLTAGWHTGFTVDTHVDQEALYSMRRFLTQRTRWGQGTMQCSRYVRRIWDSRHLSTLGAAEMLYYLAQPWMQLLGTLIYPIPFVLLGFRAAEDPVAVWEWFSGGAWLLFATYGSFGLMPFLIWGPIYRKKCEPDKSFLRGVAYGFGYALYIYTFYITSWRALIRMIRGNNGWTKTRRNTETHTSVVALDH; from the coding sequence ATGAGCGTCGCGTTCGTGACGTACGTGTGCCTCATCGTCGTGCCGTACATGCGGCACAAGCCGCTTCCCACGGGCGATCCCTCGCGGCTGGAGTGGCACTTCTTCGTGCCCTGCCGCGACGAGGAGCCGGTCATCGCCGACACGGTCGTCTACCTGCGCACCACGTTCCCACACGCGCACGTCTGGGTCATCGACGACGACTCCGAGGACGGCACGGCCGCGGTGGTCACCTCCCTGCGTGGCCCCAGGCACGGCGGCAGCGGCGACAAGCACCTGCACCTGGTGCAGCGCAGGCGCCCGCTGGCCAGGACCGGCAAGGGCGACGCGCTCAACTCCGCCTACCGGGCGCTCAAGCACTGGATGGGCAAGCACGCCGACACCGACCGGGCGATCATCGTCGTGGTCGACGCCGACGGCAGGCCCGCGGCGAACTGCCTCGAGGTCTGCGCCGCCGGCCACCTCTTCGGCGACGGCCGGGTCGGCGCCGTGCAGGTCGACGTCCGGATGAGCAACCGGGGCGTGCCGCCCGCCGAGGGCGGGTTCCTCGCCAAGCGCTGGGGCTCGGCGCTGGTTCGCATGCAGGACCTGGAGTTCCGCAGCGCGATCGCCGCGATCCAGCTCTCCCGCGGCCACACCGGCACGATCTCCATGGGCGGCAACGGCCAGTTCACCCGACTGTCCGCGTTGGACAGCATCGTCGAGGGCGCGGGCCCGTGGCGCGGCGCGCTGCTGGAGGACTTCGAACTCGGCGTGCACCTGCTCACGGCGGGCTGGCACACCGGGTTCACCGTGGACACCCACGTCGACCAGGAGGCGCTCTACAGCATGCGCCGGTTCCTGACCCAGCGAACCCGCTGGGGACAGGGCACCATGCAGTGCTCCCGGTACGTCCGGCGCATCTGGGACTCGCGGCACCTGTCCACCCTGGGTGCGGCCGAGATGCTCTATTACCTGGCGCAGCCGTGGATGCAGCTGCTGGGCACCCTGATTTACCCGATCCCGTTCGTCCTGCTGGGCTTCCGCGCGGCGGAGGACCCGGTGGCGGTATGGGAGTGGTTCTCCGGCGGCGCCTGGCTGCTGTTCGCCACGTACGGGTCGTTCGGGCTCATGCCGTTCCTCATCTGGGGCCCGATCTACCGCAAGAAGTGCGAACCGGACAAGAGCTTCCTGCGCGGCGTGGCCTATGGGTTCGGATACGCGCTGTACATCTACACGTTCTACATCACGTCGTGGCGCGCTCTGATCCGGATGATCAGGGGGAACAACGGGTGGACCAAGACCCGACGCAACACCGAGACACACACATCGGTCGTCGCTCTAGACCACTAG
- a CDS encoding peptidyl-tRNA hydrolase — MSILDPLAARYAAWLGLPASATRDTADEDPEHVRAMPVILRIEREAPARSALLEAAAAAAVAVCLDPQAGQDGPWHDDVDVWVRGRIRKVSRRARGAQWAAVQALPGVTVEVGGAQARALVPGLVAEVPREVSKLQISGSDLPLDSPGPVEAGVPVLWCNPSVPMTAGKAAAQVGHATMLLAALLGPAEVEGWRGKGFRCAVRTPSEAVWEGLHPGDSPDAAWKDRGVLAVRDAGFTEVSPGTVTILAQWSS, encoded by the coding sequence GTGAGCATCCTCGACCCGCTCGCCGCCCGGTATGCCGCGTGGCTGGGGCTGCCCGCCTCGGCCACCCGCGACACCGCTGATGAGGACCCGGAGCACGTGCGGGCGATGCCGGTGATCCTGCGGATCGAACGGGAAGCCCCGGCCCGCAGCGCGCTGCTGGAGGCGGCGGCCGCGGCGGCGGTGGCGGTCTGCCTGGATCCGCAGGCGGGGCAGGACGGGCCCTGGCACGACGACGTCGATGTCTGGGTCCGCGGTCGGATTCGCAAGGTGTCGCGGCGGGCCAGGGGGGCGCAGTGGGCGGCGGTGCAGGCGCTTCCTGGGGTGACTGTCGAGGTTGGCGGCGCTCAGGCTCGTGCTTTGGTGCCTGGGCTTGTCGCTGAGGTGCCGCGGGAAGTGTCGAAGCTGCAGATCTCGGGGAGCGATTTGCCTCTCGACTCGCCTGGGCCGGTTGAGGCCGGCGTGCCGGTGTTGTGGTGCAACCCTTCGGTGCCGATGACGGCTGGGAAGGCTGCGGCTCAGGTCGGGCACGCGACGATGCTGTTGGCGGCGTTGCTGGGGCCCGCGGAGGTGGAAGGCTGGCGGGGCAAGGGGTTTCGGTGTGCGGTGCGGACGCCGTCTGAAGCGGTGTGGGAGGGGTTGCATCCGGGGGATTCGCCGGATGCTGCTTGGAAGGACCGGGGGGTTCTTGCTGTTCGGGATGCTGGGTTTACTGAGGTTTCGCCGGGGACTGTGACGATTCTGGCTCAGTGGTCCTCTTAG